In Trueperella pecoris, the DNA window GCTTCAGTCGGCTCACGAGCTGGCCAAGGAACTCGTCGATCCCATCCTCCACGACATGGACTTCACCGGAGCGCCGGTCCTCGCCATGCTGGGCGGCATGGGCGGCACCCCGCTCTCGGAGCTCTACCTCATGTATGGCGAGGTGGCGAAGCTGCTCAAGGAGGCCGGCGTCGAGGTCGCACGTGTCTTGGTCGGCGATTACGTGACTTCCCTGGAGATGGCAGGTTGCGCGCTCTCGCTGCTCAGGGCGGACGAGGAACTCCTGCGCTTGTGGGACGCTCCCGTCCTGACCACAGGCCTGAGGTGGGGCAAGTAATGGCACAGATTCAGCCTTTCGTCGAGTGGATGGCCGGCTTCAAGAAGCGGATTGACGCCAACGCGGCCGAGCTGACGGACCTCGATCGCCAAATCGGTGACGCGGACCACGGCTCCAACATGGCACGCGGCACGCAAGCAATCTCGGAAATTGATCCGGACTCCATCAAGGATGCGGGCGCTTACCTGAAGAAGGCCGGCATGTCGCTGGTATCGAAGGTGGGCGGTGCATCGGGCCCGCTGTATGGCACGCTGCTGATGAAGATGGGGGCCGCGCTTCCGGAGGGCGATCTGACCCGCGAGGGTTTCGTCGCCGCCCTGCGCACCGGCGTCGAGGCCCTTCAGGCACGCGGCAGGTCGGAGGTGGGTGACAAGACGATGCTTGACGTCTGGTTCCCCGCTCTCGAGGCCGCCGAGGCGGCCGAAGGCTCGTTGTCCGAGGCGCTTCAGGCCGCGCTGACGGTTGCTCGCGACAGCGCCGAGGCCACCATTCCGATGGTCGCCCGCAAGGGCCGTGCCTCCTACCTGGGCGAACGCTCGAAGGGCGTCAAGGATCCG includes these proteins:
- the dhaL gene encoding dihydroxyacetone kinase subunit DhaL, whose product is MAQIQPFVEWMAGFKKRIDANAAELTDLDRQIGDADHGSNMARGTQAISEIDPDSIKDAGAYLKKAGMSLVSKVGGASGPLYGTLLMKMGAALPEGDLTREGFVAALRTGVEALQARGRSEVGDKTMLDVWFPALEAAEAAEGSLSEALQAALTVARDSAEATIPMVARKGRASYLGERSKGVKDPGSASSVLLIEAAAEAFGD